The Chrysemys picta bellii isolate R12L10 chromosome 5, ASM1138683v2, whole genome shotgun sequence genome includes a window with the following:
- the TEX15 gene encoding testis-expressed protein 15, giving the protein MEMEETNRVKVQKKIRSNEKLPYMTAVGAEANPLKKFTIPKIRRTADKVSLTPCYTNQREYSSISHTLSQSRLNTGCDLQSTWQFGEIKLVHNEDLEKKFAAKRAKMREEGRQGRELEEHFCFLVLPWDEVSKIYQSGIHTSESAMKELGNPLLGVYLFRHVDVALNYANRLISAENILVFKVLFGKVKKIQPPLGKKKVALDPTPNFDCHMSRIAPTLKDPVDVQAIGSSVYFYEYNIHSKPVDKPRQCLPYAVVTVRFVGQKVETDPLITSVRFLSKGFPKYSGRRGSWKNCTVARRIGKGAQATIIYEHFRQPVNLLAFRPEESSSCSEVNSEANTFGPKVSSSCENTQNKTGSVAEAHDTQVEHIIHGRWDSSPVQENESSLPLVAAVDTSGSISNDHMVNLRCIISNDDFTTVSAAYSSSGSSSVITSRLIMDPRLKKREGNPGKRNTEAVFHGNSTPENGLDYLNSEMKISATLNIPSPEEPPLLNDPKHGQLRQRHVEQASRKEAAFIKEFKSTLNADKDHAVENKRVAGSITKLPKGIVEPFALQDVHTHPASKTVIEEKHITANENHICDRKDLKTPQITMGEQPRKCSSFPFGDTKPERDLQESLAMKDKADHCSIEKSSNLHKNNIKHLPVHDSKKNLSFTKKSRHNDPPPDQKCPSVSMGKSVSSVLPANFAYNTHSEAMPHSIADSSSSLYSRSQKGSNPHMPSVVGNIFSSFSADCQNRNSKKVPAEDLEKREEQRPHSSLSHAWRRGKMSVAQNKNNANKKSEISHEVCNGLYSLKKHDKGQGSAQPNYSERDKYASVKGGQKCQESQSINLTVLEDNQKHTPEQSLHDDKGMKIGIQHSENIKSHEGKTEYNGKMHNQFQENNYTSEIGNRSTDAYLTCAENTLTSNRDYEVNSEGFDTQDHTLHIGVHGRMHLFKHDMRKQYAKVEEDKCVCHHVACESIPSDQIVGEENFHQRKLPDSLLSEKANVDEGPIKAHKLIYSATEITNRNCIGKREDATKEVKGNSSIKETVNDQIYLSHAICRTDKVLRDCFNKECLCFRRENEPVSLDKHFCRESKESDASGAAFLDEEQSWICNQEMGTDINVHDFNQMHTCQLGKEFSDVPGIWMEVCDTPHLPDLKRSASDLNVIFEEGGALTETYLMETENIATFIKEKGIIPDNKRESEELSATAEFCRPAALPEAQKWGEQNAVMLITTISIPSGNVEHQERGCSQPEETYISEKNSSCHENSVQELFKQMIEEKCEDVFLQGLEFESEIEIPLEQHEESLSVPQNPHSHEGGSDEEVDSLYQNLADRIDWESLFGNTGQLILEKSEDHCSSGRKSCTKEDKTESLSTTVWPDLQITITNILKPGVSPLNIGIAREMWRCAIESPGLEVNMELSGEQRSEEYMQNLDLTNKMETCLSICVHEADSHMPEKESKTFTAPVTDSDVLNKGSSFYGTKPKDNSNESKSKKDVQSKVKRKQPHNKSLTNKMRPQKASTRSPIYRNSKLCGKKKEHYSSEMFSLLFEGRMKTLAQSEKHIKNVLNTLCSEASLCKSKRLSKKIDGAMFHLRKAQRRVLKSLKIVTKVGEKRQKGRLPKCYEIICNDLWESCDLEGHSFLTTGKYSSAHFSQKRKCNIKGNKRTVAFKKAGDTVTCMPIKQRFKNKGDKMREMVSEEDKDARSTTGCAPVVLKDIISQIHHCKSDLTVASSVTCSQFSAATCKAYLAFEGDSVRDTRRITELQTVSENSVGLDAIGLEDMELTNKEHKVFVNVSSKIHVQGTAGRCGSVTRQDHIPEANTFTNKNISKPLSLPVERDDSVGFCTDKRKDGACKTNVKMNAVIHTSLLKTAAESCLNANTSKQDVSTLSATHKNLDSILSTEKETMFSAGSGGISTNQSVGIGNFSSGSMRLMPAAGGKHETNVSQVPLDHEIISAKAASLKMSSNISSERILETHSFETPTVPLSGQLQDRGYDRKETSNSEMRCLSNYSKVAEKETHVTETIKLEPLAKILYKRENNIEIENYLKNVSSVSLVYNALAPFSNQYISQEVGQNTFPKIKETGLVESKAKSPVNLYLVKDVPGRSSAKIVLEQKSITHREGHSSCNKEYRCIQSSSNNSSAFTAPVLRKPIDKKFVKRNEDWKESTNKDRQINSELKSGIMAKQGIRSITGTYDASPSKTHQNLTAHVTKLNADNLFGDHPNKRRGINSKNKHRAVGTELKSLAFITEISNILQKADETSSLKILQEQITICDNLLPSFVKAFEEKQGCSFKHILVSRELLVERKLWSNCKSKLKSHAVDSLVELQMIMETIQFIENKKCFLEREPTFRSLLWYDGSLYGELLGRPSGYQQQSNFFPAFQRRLKYNVFRELQSYHKQLLELFEKTRWENKSYYAFLKFRREIDECEAVIQHNSDCLDFFLSVPFTCGVNFGDTLEDLETVRKSAVELINTYRNLPDAHAYAEKEDHLWVIMEIISTKINFIKACESMNMKASLFGLEHIFFDAAKSLVWKDRRLLLNKASPNKKKQLLCKINQDALSKLYEVYEYVAEEFGTEKSNNVTENKNDTEKSKYCENKGKHGDENSAFFTVLLSHPDICCVGEILDEAQFADLKKLQQLMLRCTEHLESLKMYFQILQEEDVSKILITEQNVLDTMKNDGINAVILKPEAVETYIEVLMMYETVHFLKNSIARKTDEPRFRSLLWFDLSLLPELAHCQKKMSSFSFLKDNSMDNLCKTVESAISDLKSELDIICNYAETINCSYALHLLTRELSELSETRKLIQNSKPSIFTYVECVPYTISVNYGSTVTELDYNYNQFSLLLENLMLAARKDLGKMAHIMKIMKTIEHMKFACAKKGKSVLSLLIYQMLNNWRKTCQLKRKGDMKMHLTKTKKSVCETQAPGYVIEASSQCQKKRPSFVSSHGDTPEYTESSPPSSCKKQKVGVLMAAASKNGDENETCCHIRENARVNPQNEKDLASSISPDNLGNKRPLEKALQDQLPRSPLHSKDLEAVYCSPHVKCTPDASKSSFVNLKGLTSQQSSANLKHMIRRNSNYYKSARKDHEGFAPCDKKCENAHLSLEKEPLLQKSLENNLCSTHKSVRSTTKQGDSSSAVSAALNLQHAQESDATGNTSRSSLLAEYSKTNNLATKPDRKDKKHEKNSESPSSVPVSSSDLPVIMANKNTQSPSVCSLLEPHSNENAKSPAEHSAVFQNELPLSTPPVQCSLVQAYETAYPYYSFYSCHQSDSNGGSITQTYQGITYQVQQFAHSGTSAVASNVYNAHSNMFYSQSFSYAALEELQRPNYAQIYPVPGYVRSQMPLPYSFQVPSLPQYAANQPWSHPFPYPSNTGSSSGAVWTSTPWQQAPFHPGY; this is encoded by the exons GTTTACTTCTATGAATACAATATACACTCAAAACCAGTGGATAAGCCTAGGCAATGCCTTCCATATGCAGTAGTAACAGTAAGATTTGTTGGCCAGAAGGTGGAAACTGACCCTCTTATAACATCTGTGAGGTTTCTGTCTAAAGGATTTCCTAAGTATTCTG GAAGACGAGGCTCATGGAAAAACTGTACAGTAGCCAGAAGGATCGGTAAAGGCGCTCAGGCTACAATAATCTATGAGCATTTCAGGCAACCTGTAAATTTACTTGCTTTCAGACCTGAGGAAAGCTCTTCTTGCAGTGAAGTAAATTCAGAGGCGAATACTTTTGGCCCAAAAGTTTCTTCCTCCTGTGAAAATACACAGAACAAGACTGGTTCGGTAGCTGAAGCCCATGATACCCAAGTGGAACATATCATACATGGAAGGTGGGATTCATCACCAGTGCAAGAAAATGAATCAAGTCTGCCACTTGTGGCTGCTGTGGATACCAGTGGAAGCATTAGTAATGACCACATGGTGAATCTAAGATGCAttatttcaaatgatgattttaCCACAGTTTCTGCTGCCTACAGTAGTAGTGGTTCAAGTTCTGTAATTACGTCAAGACTCATTATGGATCCAAGACtaaagaaaagagaaggaaaCCCAGGAAAACGAAACACTGAGGCAGTTTTTCATGGGAATTCAACACCTGAGAATGGGCTGGACTATCTCAACTCAGAAATGAAAATATCAGCCACTTTAAATATACCTTCGCCTGAAGAACCTCCTCTGCTCAATGACCCAAAACATGGTCAACTTAGACAGAGACATGTGGAGCAAGCATCACGGAAAGAGGCAGCTTTCATAAAAGAGTTTAAATCAACACTAAATGCAGACAAAGACCACGCTGTAGAAAACAAGCGAGTGGCTGGCAGCATAACAAAACTTCCTAAAGGAATAGTGGAGCCATTTGCATTGCAGGATGTTCACACACATCCTGCTTCAAAAACCGTTATTGAAGAGAAGCATATCACAGCAAATGAGAACCATATCTGTGATAGAAAAGATTTGAAAACACCCCAGATTACAATGGGAGAACAACCGAGGAAATGTTCATCTTTTCCATTTGGGGACACAAAACCTGAGAGAGACTTGCAGGAGAGTTTGGCCATGAAAGACAAAGCAGACCACTGCTCCATAGAAAAAAGTTCCAATCTTCATAAGAACAATATAAAGCATTTACCTGTTCATGATAGCAAAAAGAACTTAAGTTTCACTAAAAAGTCAAGGCATAATGATCCTCCTCCTGATCAAAAGTGCCCGTCTGTGTCAATGGGAAAGTCAGTTTCATCAGTGCTACCTGCTAACTTTGCCTACAACACACACTCCGAAGCCATGCCTCACAGCATTGCAGATTCTAGCAGCTCTCTTTATTCCAGATCTCAAAAGGGTTCCAATCCCCATATGCCATCAGTGGTAGGGAAtattttctcttccttctctgcAGACTGTCAAAACAGAAATTCAAAGAAAGTCCCCGCAGAGGACCTCGAAAAAAGAGAAGAACAAAGGCCACACTCATCTCTGTCTCATGCGTGGAGGCGGGGCAAAATGTCAGtagcacagaacaaaaataatgcaaataaaaaatcTGAGATTTCCCATGAAGTGTGTAATGGTCTTTACTCACTTAAGAAACATGATAAAGGGCAGGGTTCAGCACAACCGAACTATTCTGAAAGGGATAAATATGCCTCAGTGAAAGGAGGGCAGAAATGTCAGGAATCACAATCTATTAATTTAACAGTACTTGAGGATAATCAAAAACATACTCCTGAACAGTCTTTGCATGATGATAAAGGCATGAAGATAGGCATCCAACATTCTGAAAATATTAAATCTCATGAAGGCAAGACAGAATATAATGGGAAAATGCATAACCAGTTCCAAGAAAATAATTATACTTCTGAAATAGGAAACAGGTCAACAGATGCTTACTTAACCTGTGCTGAAAATACTTTGACCTCAAACAGAGACTATGAAGTTAACAGTGAGGGTTTTGATACACAGGATCATACTTTACACATTGGTGTCCATGGAAGAATGCATCTTTTTAAACATGATATGAGAAAACAATATGCCAAAGTGGAAGAGGACAAGTGTGTCTGTCATCACGTTGCTTGTGAATCTATTCCTAGTGATCAAATCGTTGGTGAAGAAAACTTTCACCAACGTAAGCTTCCAGACAGTTTGCTTTCTGAAAAAGCCAATGTTGATGAAGGCCCTATAAAGGCCCATAAATTAATATATTCAGCAACTGAAATTACAAACAGAAATTGCATAGGTAAAAGAGAAGATGCTACAAAAGAAGTAAAAGGTAATTCTTCCATCAAAGAAACAGTGAATGACCAGATATATTTGTCTCATGCTATCTGCAGAACAGACAAAGTATTGAGAGATTGCTTCAATAAAGAATGCTTATGTTTCCGTAGAGAAAATGAGCCAGTGTCATTAGACAAACATTTCTGTAGGGAGAGCAAAGAGAGTGATGCTTCGGGAGCTGCATTTTTAGATGAAGAGCAGAGTTGGATCTGTAATCAGGAAATGGGGACCGATATAAATGTTCATGATTTCAACCAAATGCACACATGCCAACTTGGAAAAGAATTCAGCGATGTCCCAGGAATCTGGATGGAAGTTTGTGACACTCCTCATCTTCCGGATTTAAAAAGATCAGCTTCTGATTTAAACGTAATTTTTGAAGAAGGAGGTGCATTAACCGAAACATATTTGATGGAAACAGAAAATATTGCCACCtttataaaggaaaagggaattaTTCCAGATAACAAAAGAGAATCAGAAGAGCTGTCTGCCACAGCAGAGTTTTGCAgacctgcagcactgccagaggctCAGAAATGGGGAGAGCAGAATGCTGTTATGCTAATCACCACCATATCCATACCTTCTGGAAATGTGGAACACCAAGAAAGAGGATGTTCCCAACCTGAGGAAACCTATATTTCTGAGAAAAACTCCTCTTGCCATGAAAATAGTGTGCAGGAACTATTTAAACAGATGATAGAGGAGAAATGTGAGGATGTTTTTCTCCAGGGCTTGGAATTTGAAAGTGAGATTGAAATTCCTCTGGAGCAGCATGAGGAATCTCTCTCAGTACCACAAAATCCACATAGTCATGAAGGTGGATCTGATGAGGAGGTTGATTCACTGTATCAGAACTTGGCAGATCGTATAGACTGGGAAAGTTTGTTTGGAAACACTGGCCAGCTGATATTAGAGAAAAGTGAAGATCATTGTTCATCAGGGAGAAAATCTTGCACAAAGGAAGATAAAACAGAATCTCTAAGTACAACTGTGTGGCCTGACTTACAAATTACAATAACCAACATACTTAAACCAGGAGTCAGCCCCCTCAACATTGGAATTGCAAGAGAGATGTGGAGATGTGCAATTGAATCTCCAGGATTAGAAGTCAATATGGAATTGTCAGGAGAGCAAAGAAGTGAAGAATATATGCAGAATTTGGATCTTACAAATAAAATGGAAACATGCCTATCTATCTGTGTTCATGAGGCAGATAGTCATATGCctgaaaaagaaagcaaaacttTCACTGCACCTGTTACTGATTCTGATGTATTGAATAAAGGAAGTAGCTTTTACGGTACAAAACCAAAAGATAATAGTAATGAATCTAAGAGTAAAAAAGATGTGCAATCAAAAGTTAAGAGAAAACAGCCACATAATAAATCTCTAACAAATAAAATGAGGCCTCAGAAAGCTTCAACACGCTCACCTATATACAGAAACTCAAAACTTTGTGGTAAAAAGAAAGAACACTATTCAtctgaaatgttttctttattatttgaGGGACGAATGAAAACACTTGCACAGTCTGAAAAACACATAAAAAATGTTCTAAATACTCTTTGTAGTGAAGCATCCTTATGCAAAAGTAAGCGTCTCTCCAAAAAAATAGACGGTGCTATGTTTCACTTAAGGAAAGCTCAGAGGAGAGTTCTCAAATCTTTAAAAATTGTAACTAAAGTTGGAGAGAAAAGACAAAAGGGTCGCTTACCAAAATGTTATGAAATAATATGTAATGACTTATGGGAAAGCTGTGATCTTGAAGGGCATAGTTTCTTGACAACTGGGAAGTATTCTTCTGCTCACTTTTCTCAGAAAAGAAAGTGTAACATAAAGGGAAATAAACGAACTGTAGCATTTAAGAAAGCAGGTGACACAGTTACATGTATGCCAATAAAACaaaggtttaaaaataaaggggATAAAATGAGAGAAATGGTTTCAGAGGAAGACAAGGACGCAAGGTCCACTACAGGTTGTGCACCTGTTGTGTTGAAAGATATTATAAGTCAGATACATCATTGCAAATCAGACTTAACTGTGGCTTCTTCAGTAACTTGTAGTCAGTTTTCAGCTGCTACATGCAAGGCATATTTGGCTTTTGAGGGTGACAGTGTGAGAGATACGAGAAGAATAACGGAACTTCAAACAGTCTCTGAAAACTCTGTAGGTTTAGACGCCATTGGGCTAGAAGATATGGAACTAACTAATAAGGAACACAAGGTTTTTGTAAATGTTTCATCTAAAATTCATGTTCAAGGGACTGCTGGACGATGTGGCAGTGTAACAAGACAAGACCATATCCCTGAAGCAAATACATTTACCAACAAAAATATCTCAAAACCTTTGAGCTTGCCTGTCGAAAGGGATGATTCTGTAGGATTTTGTACAGACAAAAGAAAAGATGGAGCTTGTAAGACTAATGTAAAGATGAATGCTGTCATACATACGTCACTATTAAAAACAGCTGCAGAGAGCTGTTTAAATGCAAACACCAGCAAGCAAGATGTTTCCACACTCTCTGCTACTCACAAAAACCTGGACAGTATTCTTTCTACTGAAAAAGAGACTATGTTTTCTGCTGGCAGTGGGGGTATTTCCACAAATCAGAGTGTTGGTATTGGAAACTTTTCTTCAGGCTCAATGAGGCTGAtgcctgcagcaggaggaaaACATGAGACCAATGTATCTCAAGTTCCATTAGACCACGAAATTATTAGTGCTAAAGCTGCATCTTTGAAAATGAGCTCGAACATTTCATCTGAGAGAATTTTAGAGACCCATTCTTTTGAAACACCAACAGTACCTCTCAGCGGCCAGCTGCAAGATAGAGGCTATGACAGAAAAGAAACTTCAAATTCAGAAATGCGTTGTCTGAGTAATTACAGTAAAGTAGCTGAAAAGGAGACACATGTTACCGAGACTATCAAATTGGAACCACTGGCAAAAATTTTAtataagagagaaaataatatAGAGATAGAGAACTATTTAAAGAATGTATCTTCTGTGTCCTTAGTATACAATGCTCTGGCCCCATTTTCAAATCAGTACATTTCGCAGGAAGTTGGACAGAATACATTTCCAAAAATAAAGGAAACGGGGCTAGTGGAAAGCAAAGCGAAATCACCTGTAAATCTGTATCTGGTAAAAGATGTACCTGGGAGATCCTCTGCTAAGATCGTTTTGGAACAAAAGAGTATAACACACAGAGAAGGTCACTCTAGCTGTAATAAGGAATACAGATGCATTCAGAGTTCTTCAAACAACAGCAGTGCTTTCACTGCACCTGTCTTAAGGAAGCCAATTGATAAGAAATTTGTCAAAAGAAATGAAGATTGGAAAGAAAGCACTAACAAAGATCGCCAGATTAACTCAGAGTTGAAATCAGGAATCATGGCAAAACAAGGTATTCGAAGCATTACTGGGACTTACGATGCCTCACCAAGCAAAACACATCAGAATCTTACAGCCCATGTGACTAAACTGAATGCAGATAATCTCTTCGGTGATCATCCTAACAAACGTAGGGGCATCAATAGTAAAAACAAGCATAGAGCAGTGGGGACGGAACTGAAATCTCTTGCTTTCATAACtgaaatatcaaatattttacaaaaagcAGATGAAACATCATCTCTGAAAATATTACAGGAACAAATTACAATTTGTGATAACCTTCTTCCTTCATTTGTTAAAGCTTTTGAAGAAAAGCAAGGGTGCTCATTTAAGCACATCTTGGTTTCCCGAGAGTTACTGGTTGAAAGAAAGCTATGGAGTAACTGTAAATCCAAGTTAAAATCACATGCTGTAGATTCACTGGTGGAACTCCAAATGATAATGGAAACAATTCAGTTCATTGAAAACAAAAAGTGCTTTCTAGAAAGGGAGCCAACTTTTCGAAGCTTGCTTTGGTATGATGGTTCACTGTACGGGGAACTGCTTGGCAGGCCATCAGGGTATCAACAACAATCCAATTTCTTTCCAGCTTTCCAAAGAAGGCTGAAGTACAATGTTTTTCGTGAGCTACAGAGCTACCATAAACAGTTATTAGAGCTCTTTGAAAAAACAAGGTGGGAAAACAAATCTTACTATGCATTCTTGAAATTCAGACGAGAGATTGATGAGTGTGAAGCTGTGATACAACATAATTCTGATTGTTTAGATTTTTTCCTCTCTGTGCCTTTTACTTGTGGAGTTAACTTTGGAGATACTTTAGAAGATTTGGAAACTGTAAGGAAAAGTGCTGTGGAACTGATAAATACGTACAGGAACCTTCCAGATGCTCACGCCTATGCAGAAAAAGAGGACCATCTGTGGGTTATAATGGAAATTATATCTACAAAGATAAACTTTATAAAGGCCTGTGAATCAATGAATATGAAAGCCTCACTCTTTGGCCTTGAGCATATATTTTTTGATGCTGCTAAAAGTCTTGTTTGGAAAGACAGACGTCTGTTGTTAAATAAAGCCTCTCCCAATAAGAAAAAACAACTTCTGTGCAAAATAAACCAAGATGCTCTCTCCAAGCTGTATGAAGTTTATGAATATGTGGCTGAAGAGTTTGGAACtgaaaaatctaacaatgttacagagaacaaaaatgatacagaaaagtcaaaatattgtgAAAACAAAGGCAAACATGGAGATGAAAACTCTGCCTTCTTCACTGTTTTGCTTTCACATCCTGATATTTGCTGTGTTGGAGAAATATTAGATGAAGCTCAGTTTGCAGACCTCAAGAAGTTACAGCAGCTAATGCTCAGATGTACAGAACATTTAGAAAgcttaaaaatgtattttcagaTTTTGCAGGAGGAGGATGTCAGTAAAATCTTGATCACAGAGCAAAATGTGTTAGACACAATGAAAAATGATGGCATTAATGCTGTAATTTTAAAGCCTGAAGCTGTTGAGACTTACATTGAAGTACTAATGATGTATGAAACAGTTCACTTTCTTAAAAATTCAATAGCAAGAAAAACAGATGAACCGAGATTTCGAAGCTTGTTGTGGTTTGATTTATCGCTTCTTCCTGAATTGGCACATTGCCAAAAGAAAATGTCttccttttcatttctgaaaGATAATTCAATGGACAACCTTTGTAAAACTGTAGAGTCTGCCATCTCTGATCTTAAGAGTGAGCTGGACATTATTTGCAACTATGCAGAAACCATAAACTGCTCTTATGCACTTCACCTTCTCACCAGAGAACTTTCAGAACTTTCAGAAACAAGAAAATTAATACAAAATTCCAAACCTTCTATCTTCACGTATGTTGAGTGTGTACCTTATACCATATCTGTAAACTATGGGAGCACTGTGACTGAATTAGACTACAACTACAACCAGTTTTCTTTGTTGCTTGAAAATTTAATGTTGGCTGCTAGGAAAGATTTAGGGAAAATGGCTCATATTATGAAAATCATGAAAACTATTGAGCATATGAAGTTTGCTTGTGCCAAAAAAGGTAAATCGGTCCTCTCTCTTCTGATATATCAGATGCTAAATAATTGGAGAAAGACCTGCCAATTGAAAAGAAAGGGAGACATGAAAATGCATCtgactaaaactaaaaaaagtgtgtgtgaaaCTCAAGCTCCAGGGTATGTCATCGAAGCTAGCTCTCAGTGCCAGAAAAAAAGACCTAGTTTTGTGTCCTCACATGGAGACACTCCTGAGTATACAGAAAGCTCTCCTCCTTCCAGCTGCAAAAAACAAAAG GTTGGTGTTCTGATGGCAGCAGCCTCAAAAAATGGTGATGAAAATGAAACATGCTGCCACATAAG AGAGAATGCAAGAGTTAATCCTCAAAATGAAAAAGATCTAGCGTCGAGTATCTCACCGGATAATCTAGGAAACAAGAGGCCTCTAGAAAAAGCTCTGCAAGACCAATTACCACGCTCACCTTTGCATTCAAAAGATTTGGAAGCTGTTTATTGCTCTCCACATGTTAAATGtacaccagatgcttcaaaaaGCTCATTTGTTAATTTAAAAGGCTTAACCAGCCAGCAGAGCTCAGCAAACCTAAAGCACATGATCAGAAGAAACAGTAATTATTACAAAAGTGCAAGAAAAGATCATGAAGGTTTTGCACCCTGTGACAAGAAATGTGAAAATGCCCATTTGTCTTTAGAAAAAGAGCCACTACTTCAAAAGTCTCTTGAGAATAATTTATGTTCAACACACAAATCTGTTAGGTCAACAACAAAACAAGGTGATAGTTCTTCTGCTGTGTCTGCTGCACTGAATCTACAGCATGCGCAAGAATCAGACGCCACGGGAAATACATCAAGATCCAGTTTACTGGCTGAATATAGTAAAACTAATAATTTAGCTACAAAACCTGATAGAAAAGACAAGAAACATGAAAAGAACTCAGAGTCTCCCAGCAGTGTGCCTGTCAGTTCTTCAGATCTTCCTGTGATTATGGCAAATAAAAATACACAATCACCATCGGTGTGCTCTCTTTTGGAACCACATTCCAATGAAAATGCAAAAAGCCCTGCTGAACATTCTGCTGTCTTTCAAAATGAACTTCCACTATCAACACCTCCAGTGCAATGTTCTTTAGTGCAGGCGTATGAGACAGCCTATCCTTACTATTCCTTTTATTCTTGTCATCAAAGCGATAGCAATGGCGGTTCCATAACGCAGACTTACCAGGGGATAACTTATCAAGTACAACAATTTGCTCATTCTGGCACGTCTGCAGTTGCAAGTAACGTGTATAATGCACACTCTAATATGTTTTACTCCCAGTCATTTAGTTACGCTGCTCTTGAGGAGCTACAAAGGCCTAACTATGCTCAGATATACCCAGTGCCTGGATATGTTCGTTCTCAGATGCCCCTTCCTTACAGCTTTCAGGTGCCATCTTTACCACAGTATGCTGCAAATCAGCCTTGGTCACATCCTTTTCCATATCCTTCCAATACAGGATCATCCTCAGGAGCTGTTTGGACCAGCA